From a single Chloroflexota bacterium genomic region:
- a CDS encoding GTP-binding protein, which translates to MLRRFLTRQQDEWLREERETLIRLEAALQRLNADPADLEALSQARRQLDELFLLVIVGEFNSGKSAFINALLGEPFLPEGVTPTTAEIHLLRHGNADRYVNTDGVVVLSHPAEWLRDINLVDTPGTNAVIQRHQEITEAFIPRSDLVLFVTSADRPFSESERMFLTHIRDWGKKVVVVINKIDLLDSEADVEQVVGFVRENAQTLLGLRPEVFPLSARLALRAKTTPPGPERDALWERSRFAPLEAYILHTLDESERIRLKLLSPLGVAQRLTRQYLEVTHSRQALLSEDIEALETIEAQLAAYEADMRRDFRYHLSHIDNVLHEMTMRGMDFFDEMIRFGRLLDLLNTERVRGEFDRIVIADTVSQIESHVNEMINWLVDQDFRQWQAVMEYVNRRAAQHEDRIVGRVGGAFESRRRDLLDSVGRAAQEVVRSYDHQRQAHEIATSVQAAVAQTALVEVGAVGLGALLVKILATTLADVTGLLAAGAVAAFGLYVLPARRRKAKKELRTRVDELRGRLADVLTRQFEQELSRSLARIRDAIAPYTRFVQSEREKLAQIESDLHQVEADLHRTRLAIEEM; encoded by the coding sequence GTGCTGCGCAGGTTCCTGACCCGCCAGCAAGACGAATGGCTTCGTGAGGAGCGGGAGACGCTGATCCGGCTGGAGGCCGCCCTCCAGCGACTAAACGCTGATCCGGCCGATCTGGAGGCCCTGAGCCAGGCCCGACGTCAGCTGGATGAGCTGTTTTTGCTGGTGATCGTGGGAGAATTCAACTCCGGCAAGTCCGCCTTCATCAACGCGCTCCTGGGCGAACCCTTCCTGCCCGAGGGGGTCACCCCCACCACGGCGGAGATCCATCTGCTCCGCCATGGCAACGCCGATCGTTATGTAAACACAGACGGCGTCGTGGTCCTCTCCCACCCGGCCGAGTGGCTCCGAGACATCAACCTGGTCGATACGCCCGGCACCAACGCCGTCATCCAGCGCCACCAGGAGATCACCGAGGCGTTCATCCCCCGTAGCGACCTGGTCCTCTTCGTCACCTCGGCCGATCGCCCCTTCTCCGAGTCAGAGCGGATGTTCCTCACCCATATCCGGGACTGGGGCAAGAAGGTCGTCGTCGTCATCAACAAGATCGACCTTCTGGACAGCGAGGCCGACGTTGAACAGGTCGTCGGTTTCGTCCGGGAGAACGCGCAGACGCTGCTGGGGCTGCGCCCCGAGGTGTTCCCCCTCTCCGCCCGGTTGGCGCTGCGCGCCAAGACCACACCGCCTGGCCCGGAGCGGGACGCCCTCTGGGAACGGTCGCGCTTCGCTCCGCTGGAGGCCTATATTCTGCACACATTGGACGAGAGCGAGCGGATCCGGCTGAAGCTGCTCAGCCCGCTGGGCGTCGCCCAACGTCTGACTCGGCAGTACCTGGAGGTCACCCACAGCCGCCAGGCGCTGCTGAGCGAGGATATCGAGGCCCTGGAGACCATCGAGGCCCAGCTGGCCGCCTACGAGGCCGACATGCGTCGTGACTTCCGCTACCATCTGAGCCACATCGACAACGTGCTGCACGAGATGACCATGCGGGGGATGGACTTCTTCGACGAGATGATCCGCTTCGGCCGGCTGCTGGACCTGCTGAACACGGAACGGGTGCGCGGCGAGTTCGATCGCATCGTCATCGCAGACACTGTCAGCCAGATCGAGTCCCACGTCAACGAGATGATCAACTGGCTCGTCGACCAGGATTTCCGCCAGTGGCAGGCGGTGATGGAGTACGTCAACCGCCGGGCCGCACAGCACGAGGATCGCATCGTCGGACGGGTGGGCGGCGCCTTCGAAAGCCGCCGACGAGATCTGCTGGACTCGGTCGGGCGCGCGGCCCAAGAGGTCGTGCGCAGCTACGACCATCAACGCCAGGCGCATGAGATCGCCACCTCGGTGCAGGCGGCCGTGGCGCAGACGGCCCTGGTGGAGGTGGGTGCCGTCGGATTGGGGGCGCTGCTGGTGAAGATCCTGGCGACCACGCTGGCCGATGTCACCGGCCTGCTGGCGGCGGGAGCCGTGGCCGCCTTCGGGCTTTACGTGCTCCCGGCCCGGCGGCGCAAAGCCAAAAAGGAGTTGCGCACTCGCGTGGATGAGCTGCGAGGACGCCTGGCCGACGTGCTGACCCGACAGTTCGAACAGGAGCTGAGCAGGTCGCTGGCCCGCATCCGGGATGCCATAGCGCCCTACACCCGCTTCGTGCAAAGCGAACGGGAGAAGCTCGCACAGATCGAGTCCGACCTGCATCAGGTGGAGGCCGACCTCCACCGCACGCGACTGGCCATTGAGGAGATGTGA